In the Helicoverpa armigera isolate CAAS_96S chromosome 15, ASM3070526v1, whole genome shotgun sequence genome, one interval contains:
- the LOC126055551 gene encoding uncharacterized protein LOC126055551: MSDAVNIVFPRKLIKEFITLYQNLPCLWDKYCISYKMKYKRREAITKLTELVQEYDPAATRVHVMRKIESLRACVRREHKRVLHSRKVAESDAEVYKPHLWYYDLFSFIFRAEEVGGEYDSNDKSKPSASSPQYTIVDSEPEEEEEDDDIQEDDGRFDATRDDYSSPAFSISSNIVEVPESTCASKRFLEDDKNKRHCTEVDDEYDAIGVNVAAKLRNLPGNMRILAEKLINDVLYQAQTNGLTNSTFISTPDPFKM; encoded by the exons ATGTCCGACGCAGTAAACATTGTCTTTCCGCGCAAACTAATCAAGGAATTCATCACCCTATACCAAAACCTGCCATGCCTCTGGGACAAATACTGcatttcatacaaaatgaagtacAAACGCCGCGAAGCCATCACGAAGTTGACGGAGCTTGTGCAAGAATACGACCCGGCCGCGACTAGAGTGCATGTCATGAGGAAGATTGAGAGTCTGCGCGCTTGTGTGAGGAGGGAACATAAGAGAGTCCTACATAGCAGAAAGGTTGCTGAAAGTGACGCAGAAGTTTACAAACCGCATCTTTGGTATTACGATTTGTTTTCGTTTATCTTTCGAGCGGAGGAAGTTGGTGGCGAATACGATAGTAACGATAAGTCGAAGCCGAGCGCGTCGTCGCCGCAGTATACTATTGTG GATTCGGAGcccgaagaagaagaagaggatgacgacATTCAAGAAGATGATGGAAGGTTCGATGCCACCAGAGACGACTACTCGTCACCTGCGTTCAGCATTTCCAGTAATATTGTGGAGGTGCCTGAGAGCACCTGTGCGTCCAAGCGGTTCTTAGAGGACGATAAGAACAAGAGACATTGTACTGAAGTTGATGATGAATATGATGCTATAG gTGTGAACGTAGCAGCTAAACTACGCAATTTACCTGGGAACATGCGGATCCTAGCTGAGAAACTGATCAATGATGTCCTGTACCAAGCTCAGACAAACGGACTCACGAATTCTACGTTCATCTCAACACCTGATCCTTTTAAAATGTAG